The following are encoded together in the Bacillus cereus group sp. RP43 genome:
- the liaF gene encoding cell wall-active antibiotics response protein LiaF, whose protein sequence is MKKHFSKTQFMGMLLIIFGFGLFLDMILGHFEPGGLIFAFIMIMFGRHYRKKNRYVRGNVFLFVGGIVFLFFLFSSAAFVLVVFACLALIGYQLIQQGHQQKAMKVEIKEKGYIDEEKQIYRTEPYIKNMFVGNVRMMDHIYELEDINVQYGACDVEIDLTTAMIPEGETVIVIRGAIGNIRLYVPYDIELSLNHSVIVGRVLLPGHEETGFNRNVTFRTEQYKEAPRRIKIISSLVVGDTEVRKV, encoded by the coding sequence ATGAAGAAGCACTTTTCAAAAACACAATTTATGGGGATGCTCCTCATCATATTTGGATTCGGTCTTTTTCTTGATATGATACTTGGACATTTTGAACCAGGTGGTCTAATATTTGCATTTATTATGATTATGTTTGGAAGACATTATCGAAAGAAGAACCGTTATGTAAGAGGGAATGTATTTTTATTTGTCGGTGGTATTGTATTCTTATTCTTCTTATTTTCATCAGCAGCATTCGTACTTGTTGTGTTTGCTTGTTTAGCTTTAATTGGTTATCAACTTATTCAACAAGGACATCAGCAAAAAGCAATGAAAGTTGAAATTAAAGAAAAGGGATATATAGATGAAGAAAAACAAATATATCGTACAGAACCGTATATAAAAAATATGTTTGTAGGTAATGTACGAATGATGGATCATATTTATGAATTAGAGGATATTAACGTCCAATATGGTGCTTGTGATGTCGAGATTGATTTAACAACCGCTATGATTCCAGAGGGGGAAACGGTTATTGTTATTCGGGGCGCCATTGGTAATATTCGTTTATATGTACCATATGATATTGAATTGTCTTTAAATCATTCTGTTATTGTTGGGCGAGTGCTCCTGCCAGGACACGAAGAAACTGGATTTAACCGTAATGTTACGTTTAGAACAGAACAGTATAAAGAAGCCCCTCGTCGTATTAAAATTATTTCTTCGCTTGTCGTAGGCGATACGGAAGTGAGGAAAGTATAA